One window of the Rosa rugosa chromosome 3, drRosRugo1.1, whole genome shotgun sequence genome contains the following:
- the LOC133738747 gene encoding 2-hydroxyisoflavanone dehydratase-like gives MESTNNEVALEFRFFKAYKDGRVEIFYNTQKVPPSTDSVTGVQSKDVIISQEPAVSARIFLPKIHDPTQKLPILFYIHGGGFCFESAFSPMFHKHLTSLAAEANAIAVSVEYGLFPDRPIPACYDDTCAALKWVQSHSTRDGPDPWMNQYADFDRVFLCGDSGGANMCHNLAVRVGSDGLPGVKVAGMVMVHPFFGGLAVDDEMWLYMCPENGGVQDRRLRPPAEDLAKLGCEKMLIFFAEKDHLREVGQWYYDELKKSKWGGSVEVVEHEDEFHEFHLLSEPEGEKALDLIRKFGSFIKQN, from the coding sequence ATGGAGTCAACTAACAACGAAGTCGCCCTCGAGTTTCGCTTCTTTAAGGCTTACAAAGATGGCCGCGTCGAAATATTCTACAACACCCAGAAAGTCCCACCTTCCACTGACTCCGTCACTGGCGTCCAATCCAAAGACGTCATCATTTCACAAGAACCCGCCGTTTCTGCCCGCATCTTCTTACCCAAGATCCACGACCCGACCCAAAAACTCCCCATCCTGTTTTACATCCACGGCGGCGGGTTTTGCTTCGAGTCCGCCTTCTCTCCCATGTTCCACAAGCACCTCACCTCGTTAGCCGCCGAAGCCAACGCCATTGCCGTCTCCGTTGAATACGGGCTGTTCCCGGATCGGCCCATACCCGCTTGCTACGACGACACCTGTGCTGCCCTCAAATGGGTCCAGTCCCACTCGACCCGAGACGGACCCGACCCGTGGATGAACCAGTACGCCGACTTCGACCGGGTTTTCTTATGCGGCGACAGCGGCGGAGCCAATATGTGCCACAACCTGGCTGTTAGGGTCGGATCAGACGGGTTACCCGGAGTGAAAGTGGCGGGAATGGTTATGGTGCATCCCTTTTTTGGTGGGTTGGCTGTGGACGACGAAATGTGGCTGTACATGTGTCCGGAGAACGGCGGGGTGCAGGACAGGAGGCTGAGGCCGCCGGCAGAGGATCTGGCGAAGCTTGGATGCGAGAAGATGTTGATATTTTTTGCGGAGAAGGATCATCTGAGAGAGGTAGGGCAGTGGTACTATGATGAGCTGAAGAAGAGTAAGTGGGGTGGGAGTGTTGAAGTGGTGGAGCATGAGGATGAGTTTCATGAGTTTCACTTGCTGAGTGAACCTGAGGGAGAGAAAGCTTTGGACTTGATCAGGAAGTTTGGTTCGTTCATCAAGCAAAACTAA
- the LOC133737209 gene encoding 2-hydroxyisoflavanone dehydratase-like, which translates to MGSISNEIDHEFRFFRAYNDGRIETFYKTQKIPPSTDSITGVQSKDVVISPEVSARIFVPKIHNPTQKLPVLFYIHGGGFCLESAFSPMFHKHLTLLAHESNAIAISVEYGLFPERPIPACNEDSWATLKWVVSHSTCNGPDPWLNQYAEFDWPMVVSFVQLL; encoded by the coding sequence ATGGGGTCAATTAGCAATGAAATTGATCATGAATTTCGCTTCTTCCGAGCATACAATGATGGCCGAATTGAAACATTTTACAAGACCCAAAAGATCCCACCTTCTACTGATTCCATTACCGGTGTCCAATCCAAAGACGTTGTAATTTCACCTGAAGTTTCGGCCCGGATCTTCGTACCCAAGATTCATAACCCAACCCAAAAACTCCCCGTCCTCTTCTACATCCATGGCGGCGGGTTTTGCCTCGAATCCGCCTTCTCTCCTATGTTCCACAAACACCTCACCTTATTGGCCCATGAATCCAATGCAATTGCGATTTCGGTCGAATACGGGCTGTTCCCAGAGCGGCCCATACCCGCTTGCAACGAGGACTCATGGGCCACACTCAAATGGGTTGTATCCCATTCCACTTGCAATGGCCCTGACCCATGGTTGAACCAGTATGCTGAGTTTGACTGGCCCATGGTTGTATCATTTGTGCAATTGTTATAG
- the LOC133738182 gene encoding probable carboxylesterase 12, whose amino-acid sequence MQSLRLPLFHFLHRTTSPLKPTRPFFQIRLHTRFQASSNHHPSQTTQPIKNDTVTHEFRFFRVYESGRVEKFHQTHKIPPSDDPISGVRSKDVVISSEPAISARIFLPLIRDPTRKLPVLFHVHGGGFSFESAFSPHIHNYVRTLSSEADVIAVSVEYRLAPEHPIPACYDDSWAALRWVADHRNGNGPEPWLNNYADFDRVFVAGDSAGGNISHYLAARVGSLGLPGVKLVGAVLVHPYFGGTDDDAMWLYMCGDNNGLQDRRLRPSVEDLRRLGCERVLVFVAEKDHLNGVGKKYVEELKKSGWKGSVEIVENEGEDHCFHLEDLNYEKAVALIRRFASFIKHQ is encoded by the coding sequence ATGCAATCTCTTCGTCTTCCTCTCTTTCACTTCCTCCACCGCACCACCTCACCACTAAAGCCAACAAGACCCTTCTTCCAAATCCGCCTCCACACTCGTTTCCAAGCCTCATCGAATCATCATCCATCGCAAACGACACAACCCATCAAAAACGACACCGTCACTCACGAGTTCCGCTTCTTCCGGGTATACGAATCCGGCCGGGTCGAGAAATTCCACCAAACCCATAAAATCCCACCCTCCGACGACCCGATTTCCGGAGTCCGATCCAAAGACGTCGTCATCTCCTCCGAACCCGCCATCTCAGCCCGCATCTTCCTCCCCTTGATCCGCGACCCGACCCGGAAACTCCCCGTCCTCTTCCACGTCCACGGCGGCGGCTTCTCCTTCGAATCCGCATTCTCCCCTCACATACACAACTACGTCAGGACTCTATCCTCCGAGGCTGACGTCATCGCCGTCTCGGTCGAGTACAGGCTGGCACCGGAGCACCCGATCCCGGCCTGCTACGACGATTCATGGGCCGCTCTGAGATGGGTCGCGGATCATCGTAACGGAAACGGACCCGAGCCCTGGTTGAACAATTACGCCGACTTTGACAGGGTCTTTGTGGCCGGGGACAGCGCCGGAGGAAACATTTCGCATTATCTGGCGGCTCGGGTCGGGTCGTTGGGTTTACCCGGAGTGAAATTAGTCGGGGCGGTTCTGGTGCATCCGTATTTTGGTGGGACTGATGATGATGCCATGTGGCTGTACATGTGTGGCGATAACAATGGGTTGCAGGATAGGAGGTTGAGGCCTAGCGTAGAGGATCTGAGAAGGCTTGGGTGTGAGAGGGTGTTGGTGTTTGTTGCTGAGAAGGATCATTTGAATGGTGTGGGGAAGAAATATGTGGAGGAATTGAAGAAGAGTGGGTGGAAAGGGAGTGTGGAGATTGTAGAGAATGAAGGAGAGGATCATTGCTTCCATTTAGAGGATCTCAACTATGAGAAAGCTGTGGCTTTGATTAGGAGGTTTGCTTCATTCATTAAGCACCAGTAA